TGTGGAACTCTCGGAAATGGGCAGCACCATCATTGCCGACCCGGCCATGAAACGCGCCCAAAAAGTCTTTGACGCCAATCTGTTTTTCGTGATTTTCAGTAAAAACAAGCCCAGCCTGGATCTGTTGAAGACCATCCCGCAGGAAAACATCTTCACCCTCTGCGAAGACAATTTGTTCACGCTGATGCGCGATGCGGTGCGTTACCTGTTCTGGTGCCGAAAAAACCGTATCGACACCGCCATTGACCTGGAACTCTTTTCGCGAGTATCGGCGTTGCTGACCGGTTTCAGCGGCGCCAACAACCGCATCGGTTACCATAATTTCCACGGCGAAGGGCTCTATCGCGGTGAAATGCTGACCCATAAAGTCAGCTACAACCCGCACATCCACATCGCCAAAAATTTCATGGCACTCATTCATGCCTTGGAAGCGCCGAAACCGGAAGTGCCTTATGCCAAGGTACTGATCAGCGACGACCACATTCGCTTGGATCAAGTCACCTTCAGCGATGATGAAAAGGAATTCGTGCACCAAAAGGTCGCCGACTGTTATGCCGATTACGACCGCGACGCACACGAACTGGTGCTCATCAACCCGAATGCCAGCGACTTATTACCGCAGCGCCGTTGGCCGAAAGCCAACTTCATCGCATTGATGCAACAAGTATTAACCCAGTATCCGAATGCGCTGGTATTGATTACCGGCGCGCCCAACGAGCGCGAAGAAGCGCAACAACTTCTGGAACAAGTCGATCACGAACGTTGCATCAACTTCGCAGGGCAATTGAAGCTGCTGCAAATGCCGATTTTGTATAGCATCGCCCGACTGATGGTCACCAACGATTCCGGGCCTGGGCATTTTTCGGCCATTACCCCACTCAAAACCTTTGTTCTGTTCGGTCCGGAAACGCCGAAGCTGTACGGTTCTCTGGGCAACAGCACGCCGATTTTCGCCGGACTGGCCTGCTCACCCTGCGTGAGCGCCGCCAACCACCGGAAAACCCCTTGCACCGAACCGGTCTGCATGGATGCCATCACGGTCGACACTGTCTTCAAACAGGTTCAAATCGAACTGAATTATTAAGCGGAACCCTGAGTTAAAGATCAGGTCAAAAGATAAAACAACCACCGGCCGGGCGGTGATAAACAAGGCTTAATGCAAACGCCGCAATAAGAAAAGCGCACTCAACACCAGCACAATGGACGGTAAAAACGCTCCGATAATGGCCGGGAGCTGATAGACGACACTGAGGTTGCCGAAAATCTGATTCAACAGATGAAAACTCATGCCGATCATAATGCCGACAAACACCCGTTGCCCGATGCTCACCTGACGTTGCGACCCAAAAATCAACGGGAACACCAACGCGATCATCCCCAGAATCACAAACGGCATCGCCACCTTGCGCCAAAACGCCAGCTTATAAGGTTCAGCATCCAAAGCATTGGCCTCCAAAAAACCAATGTATTGGTACAAATCCCAAATGCCCATATAACGGGTTTCAACATGCAATGTCTGCAACAGCGTCGGCGTGACCGGCAAGGAAACCGGGAGCGACACATCCTTAAAAGCGATGTAATCCAAACGTTTCCATTCCGGGCGGTCCGCTAATCGGGACAGCGCCATCTTCCAGTCCAGGCGTTTGCCCTCCACACTGAACAAATGCCATTCACCTTTTTCAAAACGCGCGGTTTTGGCAAACATCGTCTGCTTCAATTCACCGTCTTGCATATCGTAAATACGCACATCGTAGAACTGAGTGTCGGAAATGACTTGTCCGACATGAATATAGCGCTCCCCTTCCCGCATCCAGAAGTCGTCGGACGCCCCGATGGAAAAGCTTTTATGGAGCGCTTCGCCGCGCATCTTCTTGGCGTAACTTTCACTGGCCGGCGCCACCCATTCCCCGATAACGGCCGCGCAAATCCACAGAATGAACGCCGACTTCATCACGCCCCAGAAAATGCGCCCGATGGACCAGCCGGTGACGCGCAAAATCGTCAATTCAGCATGGTTCGCCAGGCCGCCCAACCCAATCAGGGTACCGATCAATAACGCCACCGGGAAAATCTCATAACCGTACACCGGCAACTTCAACACCGTGTACAACGCACCTTTTTCAAACGTGTATTCATCGGTCAGTTTGCCAACCTGAATCATGAACTCCGAAAAGCCCAAAATCACCAACAAAACCATCAGCACCAACAAGGTATGTCCGACCAGAACCCGGCCAAGGTAACGTTCAATCAAGTTCATCTTGATATTCATGATTTCGACTCCGCGGGCTTCTTAAACCAGCGACCGACATCCGGCCACTCGAACCAACTCGGCTTCAGCGAGCCTTGATACAACGCATAGGCCAAAAACAACACCGGCACCGGCCACAGCCCGATAGTTGTCGGCAACGATTCGTTGGCGATGGCTTCTTTGAAGGTCACCAACAATTGGTTGTAAACGACATACAGCACCAACGCGAAAAACACTTTACCGAACCGGCCTTCCCGCGGGCCGGAACGACTCATCTTCAACCCCAGCAACCCCAAGACAAGAATACTGAAGGGCGTGACCAGGCGCCATTGAAACAAGGCCTGATAATCCAAGTTATCCGACTGCCACAACTGCATACTGGCGATTTCAAATTTTTTCTGGCTTGGCGGGGTCACTTGTATTTCCGGCAAAAACCCTTCAAACCGGCGGAATTCGCGGGCGGTGAAGGCATCGCCTTTGTCCAGCCCTTCATAACTGTGGCCGTTCAACAACACCAAAGCCAACTTGCCGTCAATCCACTCGAAGCGGCCTTGCGGTGCCGTCATCAACACATCCTGCTCATCGGTTTTCAATCGTAACCAGACCGACAACAGGTCACCGTCGTCATCGATGGTGCGGGTGTAAAACACCCCTTCACCGTTCGGCAAGGGGTTGAATTTTCCCGGCACCAAGGCCGCCAACGGCGAGGTCACTTGCGCCTCCGCCACCAGATGCCGTTCCTGCTGATAACTCCAAGGCGTCACCCACAAGGTAATCCAGGCGGTCAGCAAGGCTAACGGCAACAAAAACCAAAACACCCGTTTCTGAAAATAGCGCGTCGGAATACCGCAACTTT
The nucleotide sequence above comes from Hydrogenovibrio thermophilus. Encoded proteins:
- a CDS encoding glycosyltransferase family 9 protein, producing the protein MNVDLMRKIDHHLGVPLTFVSTYVLKTLYWLKGKKPATPKNILFVELSEMGSTIIADPAMKRAQKVFDANLFFVIFSKNKPSLDLLKTIPQENIFTLCEDNLFTLMRDAVRYLFWCRKNRIDTAIDLELFSRVSALLTGFSGANNRIGYHNFHGEGLYRGEMLTHKVSYNPHIHIAKNFMALIHALEAPKPEVPYAKVLISDDHIRLDQVTFSDDEKEFVHQKVADCYADYDRDAHELVLINPNASDLLPQRRWPKANFIALMQQVLTQYPNALVLITGAPNEREEAQQLLEQVDHERCINFAGQLKLLQMPILYSIARLMVTNDSGPGHFSAITPLKTFVLFGPETPKLYGSLGNSTPIFAGLACSPCVSAANHRKTPCTEPVCMDAITVDTVFKQVQIELNY
- the lptF gene encoding LPS export ABC transporter permease LptF; this encodes MSASQMRVFSIGWMAVSPSRKYLIILTLWWLFLRILDKYLYKELFATFFAVLSVLLLITFGTEATKLLAVAVEGTIPSSIIFKVLLYKIPPALEVILPLVALLSVMLAVGRLYQDQEMVVLQSCGIPTRYFQKRVFWFLLPLALLTAWITLWVTPWSYQQERHLVAEAQVTSPLAALVPGKFNPLPNGEGVFYTRTIDDDGDLLSVWLRLKTDEQDVLMTAPQGRFEWIDGKLALVLLNGHSYEGLDKGDAFTAREFRRFEGFLPEIQVTPPSQKKFEIASMQLWQSDNLDYQALFQWRLVTPFSILVLGLLGLKMSRSGPREGRFGKVFFALVLYVVYNQLLVTFKEAIANESLPTTIGLWPVPVLFLAYALYQGSLKPSWFEWPDVGRWFKKPAESKS
- the lptG gene encoding LPS export ABC transporter permease LptG, whose amino-acid sequence is MNIKMNLIERYLGRVLVGHTLLVLMVLLVILGFSEFMIQVGKLTDEYTFEKGALYTVLKLPVYGYEIFPVALLIGTLIGLGGLANHAELTILRVTGWSIGRIFWGVMKSAFILWICAAVIGEWVAPASESYAKKMRGEALHKSFSIGASDDFWMREGERYIHVGQVISDTQFYDVRIYDMQDGELKQTMFAKTARFEKGEWHLFSVEGKRLDWKMALSRLADRPEWKRLDYIAFKDVSLPVSLPVTPTLLQTLHVETRYMGIWDLYQYIGFLEANALDAEPYKLAFWRKVAMPFVILGMIALVFPLIFGSQRQVSIGQRVFVGIMIGMSFHLLNQIFGNLSVVYQLPAIIGAFLPSIVLVLSALFLLRRLH